The stretch of DNA ATTCAAATTAATAATTTATTAATTCATCTGCTTTCAAGTTATGAAAAAGGTTGTCATCGTTATATGGATTCTGCAGGATTAGAAGACGCTCGCACATTTTTAGCCGCTGAATTAACTAAATCTGAAAAAGTAAAAATTTCAAGTAACTCTGTTTATTTAACTGTAGGAGCAGCGGGTGCAATTCAAATTCTTTTAAGAGCATTTTTAGACAAAGATGATGAGGTCATTATTTTTAGTCCTTTTTTTCCAGAATATATACCTTATGCAGAAAATTTTGGAGCTAAACCAATTATCGTAAAATGTGACGATACTCATCAGCCTATTATTCAAGATTTTGAAAAAAAAATAACAAATAAAACCAAAGTTGTTATAATGAACTCACCTAATAATCCATCTGGAATAGCTTATAGTAGAGAAACATTAGAAAGTATTATTAGTGTATTAATGAAGAGAAAAGAAAAAAATGGGCAAGTCATTCAGCTTTTGTCTGATGAACCTTACAGCCGTGTTATTTATAAGGAAGAGAAAATTACACCTTTATTGAGTTTATATCGCAATACATGGCTTGTTCGATCTTTTTCAAAAGATCTTGGACTTGCTGGTGAACGCATAGGCTATATAGCTTGGCGCAATGAACCTGCATTCGCAGAAGCTCAAAATGCATTTAGAAACTCTTCACGTGTTTTAGGTTTTGTAAGTGCCCCAAGATTAATGCAAAGACTTATACCCATGATCTACAATACAAAAATTGATGTTAAGATTTATGAAAAAAGAGTGGAATCCTTTGTTAAAATACTTAGAACAGGTGGAATTGATGTAAAACTTCCCGATGCTGGTTTTTTTGTTTTTCCTAAAACACCAATAGTAAATGACAGGAAGTTTTGTGAAGATCTTGTAAATATTGGGGTATTATGTGTTCCTGGTTCTGCATTTGGCTCTCCTGGATACTTTCGAGCTTCCTTAACTCAAGAACAAGACAAAGTAGAGTTGGCCGCTCATCGAATTATAGAATTCACAAAATCTAATAATTATATATAGTTAAATTAATTATAATTTTTTTTGAAAGAAAGATTTGACAACTCAGATCCTGTTGTGTAGCTACGTG from Silvanigrella paludirubra encodes:
- a CDS encoding pyridoxal phosphate-dependent aminotransferase codes for the protein MNYSENNEISNFFSKKFIELSKMGGDIRRIFMLGQKLKLNNPDIDLIDLSLGNPDLEPPIQINNLLIHLLSSYEKGCHRYMDSAGLEDARTFLAAELTKSEKVKISSNSVYLTVGAAGAIQILLRAFLDKDDEVIIFSPFFPEYIPYAENFGAKPIIVKCDDTHQPIIQDFEKKITNKTKVVIMNSPNNPSGIAYSRETLESIISVLMKRKEKNGQVIQLLSDEPYSRVIYKEEKITPLLSLYRNTWLVRSFSKDLGLAGERIGYIAWRNEPAFAEAQNAFRNSSRVLGFVSAPRLMQRLIPMIYNTKIDVKIYEKRVESFVKILRTGGIDVKLPDAGFFVFPKTPIVNDRKFCEDLVNIGVLCVPGSAFGSPGYFRASLTQEQDKVELAAHRIIEFTKSNNYI